The genome window AGACGCGGAGAACCTGGAAGCCGAACCTTCAGGTGGCCCGTATCGTGATCGAAGGGAAGATCGAGAAGGTCAAGGTTTGTACCCGGTGCCTGCATGCGGGCAAGGTTCAGCGTGCACCGCGTGGCGTATCAGCTGCGTAATTCAATGCACTCGGTGGATGAGAAGGGAGTGCGCGATGCGTGCTCCTTTTTTTATGTCCGCGGCTCATCTCGAAGTCGGGTCCAACAACGCAGCAGCTCTGCCACAGATGACACAGATGCTCGCCGATGCCACCGATGAAATGCGCAAACCATCCGCTTTTCGCACTTTTCATACGGCGGCTTCAACTCGCGACAATGGCTGGGGGAAGTGCAACTGCAGCCAGAATTTCCATGTTCCTTGTTCCTTCATCGTTTGAGCGCAGTTTCAGTCATCTGTGACGTCTGTGACATCTGTGAAGCATTTGAGTCATTTGTGGTTTGTTTTTCTTGCCCGTCATCGATAAGACATGGCCAAACGCACTGACCTGAAAAAGATTCTGATTATCGGCTCGGGGCCGATAGTGATCGGTCAGGGCGCCGAATTTGACTATTCGGGTACCCAGGCCGCGAAGGCGCTGACGGAAGAGGGTTACGAAGTCGTCCTTGTCAACTCAAATCCGGCGACAATCATGACCGACCCCGAGTTCGCCGCTCGAACGTATGTCGAGCCGGTAACGCCGGCATTTGTGGAGCTCGTACTGGAGCAGGAGCGTCCGGATGCACTTCTGCCGACGATGGGAGGGCAGACAGCGCTCAACGTTGCGATGAAGCTCCACGAGTCGGGTGCTCTGGAAAAGTAC of Gemmatimonadaceae bacterium contains these proteins:
- the rpmB gene encoding 50S ribosomal protein L28, giving the protein MPINRSRCYVCDKGVAFGNNVSHANNKTRRTWKPNLQVARIVIEGKIEKVKVCTRCLHAGKVQRAPRGVSAA